GTCGTCACGCCCGAGCGGCTGATGGGCGAGGAGCGGCACACGGAAGAGGTGCGCGGGCAGCGCCTTGGGGCGCTCCAGGCCGCTTTGCTGCACACGATGGCTGAGCACGGTTTGTCGACATGCATCACCTTCCACCATCGGACCATCGAGGCGCAGGCGTACGCGGAGGGCCTGGATCGGGTGGCTGCGAAGCTGCACGCGGATCAGCCCGAGACCTACCCGAAGCGGATCTGGGCCGACTGGCTGTGCGGCGAGCACGTCCCCGAGTACCGGCGGGAGGTCCTCGGCTCGTTCGGGTCGACGGCGCAGCGGGCTGTGCTCTCGAACTGCCGGGTCCTGGGCGAGGGTGTCGACATCCGCGTGGTGGATTCAGTGGCCCTCCTGGACCCCAAGGGAGCGCCGCACGACATCGTTCAAGCCATCGGCCGGGCACTCCGACAGAAGCCCGGGGAAGGCAAGCTCGCCTCCCTGATCGTGCCGGTCTTCCTCCAGCCGGGAGAGCAGCCTGAGGACATGTTCACCTCCGGCTCCTACCGGCCCCTGGTGAAAGTCCTGGAAGGACTGCGGGCTCACGATGAAGAAGCCGTCGAGTTGCTCGCCATTCCCCAGGAGCCTCAGAAGGACGTCGCCCAACCATCCGTGAACATCGGTGTCGCGCCTGAGGAAGGCGAAGCCGAATCCCGTCTCCTGCTCCGTTTTGCCGCCCCACGCGATCCAGTGATGGTCGCGGACTGGGTCTCCTTCAACGTCATCGACACCGAGCGCCAGGACTGGGCCCGCGGATGGGCAAAACTGAAGACATACGTCGAGCGGGTCGGGAACGCCCGCGTGCCTTACGGACACCGCGAAGGCGCGACACCGCTTGGGCAATGGGTGGCAGAGCAGCGGCGGGCCTTCTCGGCTGGGGAGATGAGCGGGCTGCGTGCCCGCCGGCTCGAGCAGCTCGGCATGGTCTGGAGCGTTGCTGACGAGCGCTTCCAGGAGAATCTGGAGGCTGCAAAGGCGTACTACGAAGACCACTGGACCCTCTGCGCTCCCAGGTCCGCAGGGATGCTGGACCGGCCGGTAGGGCAGTGGCTGAGCAACCTGCGCCGCGCGGGCGCGCTGGACGGGCACCCAGAGTGGGAGACCGCGCTCAAGGAGATCGACCCCGACTGGAACCCGCAATGGCCGGCGGACTGGCAACGCCACTACGCCGCCCTGCGCGAGCTCGTGGCCGACGAAGACGGACAGGCTGGTGAGACCGAGGTGCTGCCCGGGTTCACGGTCCACGGCATGGACATCGGGAAATGGCTGGCCAAGCAGCGCAAGCCCCAGGTCTGGCAGGCCCTTCACGACGGGCAGCGCGAACGCTTGCAGCGGCTCGGCATCACGCCAATCGCCCCCGAGCCGGAAGCGCCCGCGAAACCGTCCACGGCGCCTCTGAGCGCCTTCGAGCGCGGCGTTGCGGCCCTTACGCAGTACAAGACCCGCACGGGCTCCGTGACCGTCCCACGGGGGCACGTAGAGCGGCTCGAGGACGGCACCGCAGTCCGACTCGGGGTATGGCGCAGCAACATGCGCAGCAGGCGAGACTCGCTGCCCGATACACGCCGCCAGCTGCTCACGGACCTCGGCCTGTTCGACTGAAGGGTCGGGTCAGTGGCCGGTCGACGCGCTGCACGGGCCTTCAGGCGCTGCTGAACGGGATACGGCTGGTGCACCTCGTCCCGCTTTGCTCAGGAAACCGGCTCGGGAACCTCACCCGGCCTGACCGGCACGATCTCGACACGGGTACAGCCCACGGCCTTGAGTTCGGTACGGCGACGCTTCGCGGAGCGTTTGTCGTACCCGCCGGCCGACGCCTGCGGGGCGCCGTCCGGGTCGGTCCACAGCAGGCCGTAGTGCTGCATCACGCTCGTCATGGAGATCACGCTTCCCCTCCCCCGACGACCGTAAGCACACCGCGCGAAGCGCACCGTGGACCCACTCGACCGCACTGGACGCGCTGGGGCTGAAATGGGCCCTTGGGGATAAGGAATGGGATAAGTTTGTGGTTAAGCAATACCGGTCCTGAGGTGAAGGTGGCAGGGCATGGCATCTGAGGAAGAGCTGTTCGCGTCCGTCGACGCTCTGCTGAACGAGGAGCCGCACCTGCCGCCACCGGCGGAGCGTGCCCGGCTGCGGGAGGCCGCCGGAATCACCCAGGCCCGTCTCGCCACCGCGCTGAAGACCACGACCCAGTCGGTGAAGAACTGGGAGAACGGCCGCAGCGAGCCGAAGTCACCGCGCCTGGACGCCTACCAGCGGCTGCTGAACGGGTGGGCGGCGAAGTACCCCGCCCCCGGTGCAGCCCCGGCGGTCTCGGCTGTCGCGACAGCACCGGCGGCGTCTGCTGAACCGGCCGCGTCCGAGGCGGCGAGGGCAGACGCCCCGCAGCCTGTCGACGTTTCAGGTGCGGGGCCGGCGCGTCCCGCCACCCGGTCCGCCGCGACGTCGCGGCGCCCGGCCTCTGCGAGGCCTGCAGCCGATCCGCGGTTCCCGCACGGGCCGCTCGCCGTACTGGACGGTGACGGCTGCGCGTACGGCCTGGACGGCATCGTGCTCGACTGCCCCGCGGCAAGCGTGGTGGAGCTGGTGGAGTGGACGCTGCGCGCCTCCGGGCTCGGTGCGCCGCGTCTGCACCGCAACGGCAAGGACAGCGACCCGCTGATCGTGCTCACCGCGGCGGCTGCCGTGAAGCTCGGGCTTCCGGAGCGTCTGGAGGGGCATGAGCAGCGGCGCTCCCTTCGGCTGCCGGAGGATCATCCGGTGGTCCAGCAGGTGGTGAAGGCGAAGTGGCGGCTCACCCAGCGCGGGTTCGGCCCGTGGGCAAGGATCTACCGCAAAATTCAGGGGCGTGAGCGGCAGTGTGTGCAGCTCGCGGTCCTGTCGTGGGGCGCCCTCGATGAGCGGTCCTGGCCCGGGGTGGCGGAGATGGAGCCGGCCGACGTCGCGCGCGTCCTGGGTGTGTACGCGCAGCGGGTCATCACCCCGCGCGGCTCGACGGCCGTGTCCGGGCTGGAGCTGATGACCGCGCTGCGCCCGCCCACCCGGGCGGTGCAGGACCCGCAGACGGGGAACTGGGTGCCCGGCCACAACCCCGGCTCGCTGGGCACGGAGCCGCTGGATCCGGCGCCGCCGGAGGCCACCCCCGAGCACCCCGTGGTCGTCGACAGCGGCTGGAGCGGCGGGTTCCTGAACGAGGAGGCGTATCAGTGGGTGCGCGACGTCAGCCTGCTGAGCGATGAGGAGTGCACTTTGCCGTACGCGGTGGGCCTGGACCTGAATACCGCGTTCCTCGCCGCCGCGGCCCGTCTGGTGGTCGGCCTGTCCGCGCCCGACCACTTCGTTGGCCCGGTGTTCAACCCGAAGATCCCCGGCTCCTGGCTGGTCGACCTGTCCCACGTCGAGGTCGACCCGCGGCTGCCCTCCCCGTTCACCCCGGACGGCACCCGGCCGACCGGGCCTGCCTGGTACCAGACCCACACCGTCGCCTACGCCCAGGAACTCGGCTACAACGTCACCCCGTTGGAGGGGTACCTGCGGCGCGAGACCGGCGCCTACCTGGACCCCTGGCACGACCGCCTCAAGGCCGCCTACGTCGACACCCTCGCCGACCTCGGCGTCACCAAGGAGCTCACGGACGTGGAGTTTCTGGCGGCGATGGAGCGGCACAAGGACGCCGACCCGGCCATGGCGGCCGTCCTGGCTGCGATCAAGGCCACAGTGAAGGGCGGCATCGGCAAGCTCCGCGAACGCCCCCAGGGCAGGAAGTACAAGGAGGGCGAACGGTGGCCGGCCCTTGAGCGGCCGACCTGGCGACCCGACATCCGCGCCGCCGTCATCTCCAAGGCCCGCATCAACATGCACCGCAAACTGCGCAACATGGCCACCATGACCGGCCTGTATCCGCTGGCCGTACTCTCCGACTGCGTCGTCTACCCCTCCCCCGGCGACAGCCCGCTCGCCTTCCTGCCGTATGCCGCCTCCGGCAAGCCCCAGCCCGGCGGCTTCCGCCTCGGGCCCACCCCGGGCCTGGCGAAGCTGGAGGGCGTGCAGTCGATGCTGTGGGCGGTCGACCTCATGGAGCAGGGCTACAACCCCGCCCGCCACATCAAGGGCGGCGACGCCGTCCTGGACGAAGGAGAGTAGGCGCTGTGGCCGGAGAGATCGACGACGCCATCGAACGCGCCGACCGGGAAGCGTTCACCCGCCAGCCGCCGAAAACCCTCAAAGGGCAGATCGGCTACCTGATCCGGCAGCTGGGCAGCGCCAAGGCCGTCGCCCGCGAGATCGGCGTCACCGCCGACTCCGTCAACCGCTACCGGCGCGGCGCCCGCAAACACGCCCGCCCCGACATCGCCGCCAGGATCGAGGACGCCGTACGCAAGCGGTGGCAGCCCCAGGTCCGCAGACGCCGGCAGAAACAGGCCGCCACCACGACCGGGATCACCGTCGAGACACGGGCCCGCTTCGGGTACACCGCACCCGTCGGGACCACCGACGACGGACGCTTCCGCCGCCTGACCGTCCACCTCCCCCCGGCGTACGCGCAGCGCCTGTTCGACGCCCGCCACACCGGGGCCGGCGACCAGCAGATGCGCCAGATCATCGCCGAAGGACTCAAAGAGATCTACTTCCAGGACAGCGGCAGCCGCGCCCAAGGCCTCTCCGACGTCACCCTCAACGACATCGACTACCTCGACCTCGACTACTGAACTTCACGCCGGACGGGTGCACAGCACCGGCAGGTCGCTGAGCGCCTTCAGTTGACCAGTGAGCAGCCGAGTTGACCGGCTGGGGTTTTCACGGTCAGCGCGCTGTCAGGGAACATCCCGTCGAGTGAGTGCCTTCGCAACCGGCTCGCCACTACGCCGTGCATGCGTCAACCGTTCACGCACCTCGCGCAGGGTTCGAGGGCGGTACCCGGGTCCACCGCAGCAACTCTTGTGGAAGCCCACACCTGCGTTGAACAGGACCGTGAGGGCTCGCCACGCGGCGACGTCTCGCTGCCGGGGCGCGGCGAACGCCGAACCGGCATGGATCATCGGCTCCGCGCAGCGCGGGCAGAGGCGCTGCCTCGTTCTGTCGTACGGCTGCTTGCAGGAGACCCGGCAGGACAGGCAGACGTACGAGGTCTTCGCATGGGCCATGAGGTCAGCCCAGAGACGGCCACTGGAAGCCAGCCAACCGATTCATGCCTGCGCGCCGCCCCGGAGCCACCGCCACGCACACGACCTCGCCCACGCAAGTTCCCGATGCGTCGAGTGCGGGGCGCCGGCGTGGGGTTTCACAAGAGCTGCTGCGGCGGGCCTGGATACCGCCCCCGGACTCTGCGTGAGGTACGCGAACGGGATGATTTCGCGCAACGCAGCGGCGAACCGGTCACGCACGCGCCCATCCGGCGGGACGTGGGGTGAAGCACGGGCTGCGGAGCGGACACCGGGCGGCGACCGCCTGCTGCGCTCCGGGACAGAAAAAGAAGCCGGCAGGGCACGCCGTACCGCGGCAGCGAGGTGCGGGAGTTCACCGGAGACAAGGCCCTCACGCGGGACGGTGAAGGCCCTCTGCCTTGTCGTGTGGTTCAGGCAACGGTCTTTACGGCTTCTCCTGGTCCCTGTTGAGTTTGTGCTCCCGCCACATCCCGACCGACCCGCTGACGGCGAGACACCCTCTGAGAGCGCGGTCGCGACTGCGGCGGTGGTTTTGTCGGGTGGGCTCTGGGTCTCGTGCTTCCGTTATTCAGCTGAAGGTCGATGGTCATGTCTCTCCCCAGGAGGTCGTACTTCTGTTGAAGGCGCCGCGCCTGCGGGACAGGCGGTGGCTGCGACGTGGCGGTGGTCAACGCTTTTCGCGTCGGCTGCGCATGCTCAGGGCGATGACAGAGACAAGGAACCAGAAGGCACCGAAGGCCGAGTATCCGGCGAGGGTGGACAGGCTGCTCGTCGCCGAGGCGGACATGGCAGCGACGGTGGCACCGGCGAGGACGGACTGTCCGCCGCTGATGACCATGGGCCACTGGGCGCCGACGGTGCGCCGGCGTCGGATCGCTACGACAAGCTGGATCGCTCCAGCAAACAGGGCCCAGACGCCGAACACGAGAAGGGCCGTACCGATGGTGGAGAAGACAGCGATGATCATTGCGAGGGTGGTGGCGAGACCGAGAGCCATGTTGATGGTGCTGACGCGGTTCGTGGAGCCGGTGCCGGCCAGGCGACGCTCGATGAGCGTGGCGATGGCGTCCCACAGGGGGTAGACGATGAGCAGCACGGCCGCGATCACTGTGGGCCTGTCCGTCGAGACGAGCGAGGCGGAGGTCGTGAAGACCAGTGCCACCCAGATCAGGGAGAAGACGACTCGGATCAGGTGGAGCGATCGGAGCCCGGAGGGCGTCGTCGCGGCCGTCGTCGAAGCTGCCGAAGTGACGGTGGTCTGGGTCATAGGGTGTCCCGTTGTGATCGTGAACGGTGTGAGACGGTCGCCTCGAGGAGGAGTCTCAGCGGCCTCGGCAGGGGCCGTGTACTTCGAACGAAGTAGTTCTGCCATCCACTTCGATGGACTGAGTTCTGCCGTCTTCATCGACCGAAGCAGCCTCGCCGTCTACATCGTTCGAAGTACACGGCCGCGGCACACGTGAACGAGAATCAGCTCATGGCCAAGGCTCACAACAGTCAGGACGGGCCCGCGGCACCGCTGTGGGTCCGCCGTCCCGAGGTGCTGCACCGAGTCGCCTATTCAGTGGCCGCGCTGGTGTTCACCGGTCAGATCGTGGCCGTGATACTGAGAGGCTCGGACTGGCCGACAGCCCTCTCCGTGCTCCTCGCCGGCAGCGGTGTCGCCCTCTCATGGTGGAAGCCGTGGGCAGGACTGGTCGTGACGAGCGCGGCGTCCTTCGCCGTCACAGCGGTGGGCCACGACCCCCTGTCGGTGTGGATGATGGCGGTGCTCGTCCTGTTCTCGGCCACCCTCAGGGGGAAGCAGCCGCTGGCCGCGACCGGCATCGTGGCGGCGTTCTTCCTGGGAGCGTTCATGACGGTGGGCGGTTTCCGTGGCGGCGCGGTCGTGGGAGCCGCCGCCCTCTTCTCAGCCATGGCTGGAGGGGCGACAGGGGCCGCGCTCCGCATCCACCGAGACCACTGGTGGACTCTGGAGGAACGGGCCGAAAGCGCCATCGCCACCCGCGAGATGGAAGCCACCCGACGAGTGACCGAAGAACGGCTGCGCATCGCCCGGGACCTCCACGACGTCATCGGCCACCAGGTCGCGATGCTGAGCCTGCATCTCGGTGCCGCGGAAATCGGACTGCCCGACGACGCCGAGTCCTGCCGGCAGGCCCTCGTATCGGCCCGGTCCAGCGCCCGCACCGTCGTCGTCGAGACGCAACGCATCCTCGCGCTCCTCCGCCTCGGGGACGACGCCGGTGGCGACGAGGCGCTCCGGCCGACCCCGGCGCTCAGCGGTCTGGAAGGACTTGTCGCCTCCTTCGAAAGCGTCGGCCTGGACATCCGGGCCTCCATCGATCTCCCCGCCGGTTTCGTCGAGCCCAGCGTCGGTGTGACGGTCTACCGGGTCGTGCAGGAAGCACTCACGAATGCCTACCGGCACGGAGAGGGGACGGCAACGGTGGAGGTGCGCGAGCGCGACGGCAGGATCTGCGTCACCGTGGAGAACCGCGTCGGTCATTCACCCCGCGGCTCCGACTCGGGCAGCGGACTCGGACTCGTGGGGATGCGCGAACGCGTCGAGTCCTCCAGCGGGCGGCTGATGATCGACAGTCACGACGGGCGATTCCGGGTCCATGCGCAGTTCAGCCCCCTGGGAGCCGTCGTCCGATGACGCGGATTCTGATCGTCGACGACCAGGACGACATCAGGGCCGGGATCCGGGCGATGCTTCGGCTCGACCCGGGTCTCGTTGTCGCGGGTGATCTCTCCGACGGGCTTCAGGTCGTCCCCTTCCTCCGGGACCACCCCGTCGACCTGGTCCTGATGGACATCCGGATGCCCGGCATCGACGGCGTCGAAGCCACCCGCCGGATCCGCGAGGAGCACCCGCCCGAGAAGACCCGAGTGATCGTGCTGACCACATTCGACCAGGACGACATCGTTCTCGCCGCCCTGCGCGCGGGCGCCAACGGATTCCTGAGCAAGACCGTGAGCCCCGCTGAACTCGTCGCCGGAATCACCGAGGTCGTCGGTGGTGGCGGTGCGCTGTCCGCCGCCGCGACGGCCGCACTCATCGGTCACATGAGCGACAGTCCGCCCCCGGTGATCGACCGGGAACTGCTGCGACGCTTCGACGCCCTGACCCCCAGGGAGCGGGATGTGGTCGTTCTCGTGGCAAGCGGACTCGGCAACGACGAGATCGCCGCCCTGATGTCCGTGTCGCCGTTCACCGTGAAGACGCATGCGGTGCGGGCCATGACAAAGGTCGGCGCACGTGATCGAGCACAACTCGTCTCGTACACCTTCCGGGCCGGCCTCTACCCCTGAGCCTGCCGGACAGAACCCCCAGCCAGGGTGGCCGCCGCGGCGATCCGAGCAGCCCGGCGGGCGGGAGGGCGTAGACGCGTACACGGACCTGTACCCGCGGAGCAGGGGGGCTTGCGCCACGGCAGGGCCCACGAGCTCAAAGTCGCTCAGCAGCGGCGGCCGTCCCATCCACCAGGTACCCTCCGATCCCGTCGTCGATCTTCACACGGCCAAGAGGGCGGTCAGGGGCTTGCGTCACAACACGCTCTGGAGCGCCGTCTCTGAGAATGCTCACGAAGCCTCAGCGCCCAGGTCAGATCGGCGTAGCGGACCTTCCCGGGCCGGCTGCCGACGTCGTGTCGGAGGCGGTGGCGGTGGCGGTGGCGGTGGCGGTGGCGAGAGCCGAGATGTCGATGACCCCGGCCCCCTCGCCGCCCGTGGAGCCGATCTTCGAGGTCATGCCCCGCATCTCACGGGACCGCCAAGGCGGTGAGCAGACGGCCCTCGCGGGAGGCGGACAGCCGCTGTCCGGGGCGCTCTTCCTCAGCCGGCCCGGGGTGCTGCCGAGGTCATCGACGCGATCGCCGCCCCGGGACGGGCTCGCCGCCCGCGCCGGCACCGGCGAGCCGCCCACCACCATCGGCGCCCTGCACCACCACTCCTGCCAGGACGCCTGCGAGGCCCTCCGCCTCGGCGCACGCCGCCCCGACGGCCCGCTCGTCCACCCCACCGGCGACCTACGGGTCCACCAGCTCCTCATGACTCTCAGCCGGCCCGCCCGCACCCGCCTCATCGACTCCACCACCGTCCCACTGCACACCCAGCCGGCGGCTCAGGCAGGGTTGCGTGCGTGCTCGGTGCGGGTGCGGGTGCGGTAGTGCAGGCATCAGGCAGGCCATGGCGCCCTCGGCGCGCGGCGGCAGGCTGGTGGCTGCTCAGACCTGTTGCTCGAACTCCAGGGCTTCGTACCGGCACTTGGCGATGTCCTCCCGGGAGCCGACGATCAGTGTCTGGGTGTAGACGTCGAGGTCGATCGACTGACCGTGTATCTGTGCCAGGAGAACCAGATCGCCCTCGTCCGGCGCCGACTGCCAAGGGCTGGAGAAACCGCCCAGCTGGACGGCGACTCCGTGCGAGGCGCCGCCCGCTGCCGCTGTCCGCGCGGCGTCCTCGAAAGCGTCCAGGATGTCATCCCGGTCCGCGCCGCCGTCCAGGAACGCGCCGGCCGCGGGGGCGTCGCGCCAATCGGGCGCCGGCGTCAGTCCCGGCACCGGGTACAGGACGTCCGGCTGATAGACCCTGGCCTGTACCGGCTCGCCCTCGAGTTCATACGCCGCCGAGCGTTCCGTGGTCCGCGCACCGGTGGGAATGTGGAGCACCACCGGTGACTGCGGCGCGTACTCGATCTCGGTGAAGAACAGCAGGCTTCCCCCGCGCGGCAGTTCGATGTCCAGGGCCTCACGAGAAAGAGCCGCGCAGTCGACAGTCAGGACCAGCGGTTCGCGTCCGTCGGGCCAGTCCACGCCGTGAGGCAGGGCGGGAAGACCTCCTGTGCGCGCGGCCGGACGGGCCCCTTCCTGCTGGGCAGGCGTCAGACTCCGGAAGGAGACCAGGTGCAGACACGGCCGAGAACCGCGGAGCATCTCCAGGGCTACCGGCCCTGGGACGCCATGCCTTTGAGCCGTTCGAAGAACGAGCTCCTGCTGAAGCGAAAAATTCATGACCGCGATCGTGCCAGGACCCACTGACACCAAAAGCCGATCCCCGCTCCGCTGTGCTTAGTTGCGGCAAACGCCACGGTGCCTCACCCCGCAGTGCGAGGCAAGACACCACGTCGTCGACCGGATCCGTCAGTTGAGGGGGTCCAGTGTCAGGTAAGCCTGTTGCGGGTTGCCGTCGTGGACGAGGGACTCCTGATTGCCGACGTCGTCGAAGGCGAAGGCGTAGGCCTTGCCGTCCGCCATCTGCGCATGGATCTTCTTCGCATACTGGTTGGTCACCGAGTCAAGATAGAAGTTCGCGGTTGCGGTGTCCGGCTGGTTGGGGTTGACCAGGAGGGTGGAGCGGTTGAAGCCCGCGCACAGAGTGCGTGAAATGGGGCCGCGCACCTGGTCGTTGGGCGCGTCGAGGTTTCGGTAGCAGCCGAAGACGCTGGCCGCGTCCGGCTTGTGGAAGCTGGTCACGACGGCCCCTGAACTGTTCGTGAAGTTCATGACGTTGCCCGACACCCGGCCGAAGTACTTGGTGTTCGGCTGGTCGGTGAAGGGGGTGACCGTCAGGTTGGTCGTCGTGTACTTCTGCCATACGCGGTTGATGTAGTCGTCCATCACGGACGCGGGCAGCGCTCCCGTCTCCAGCCCGTAGGTGGGCGAGAGCGCACGCAGGACGGTGCCGTCGGAGCGGGTCTGGATCAGGTTCGCCCAGCCACCCGCCTGGCTGCGCAGCGAGTTGTAGAACCCGTTGTAGCCGCCCGGCTTGAGGTGGCCGGTGGAGAGCGTGCTCCCGTCCGCGCGCTGCACGCCGACCGCGTAGGGCGCGGAGAACATGTCCACCTGGGTGCTGTTGATCCACAGGCCGGAGTCGTTGAGGGTGTACTCGGACCAGTTGAAGAAGATGTTGCGGTTCGGGTCGGACGGGTTCTGGACCGCGGGCTGCACCAGGCCGCCCGTGGTCAGCTTGAAGACGAGCTTGTGGCCGTAGGAGAAGTAGATCCGGCCGGAGAACTTCGGTATCCGGATGGTCTTGGTCTGGCCGCTCGCCGGCCCCGCGATGGACGCGTCGGGCGCCGGCGCCGGCGGATTGCCGCCGGCCGGCCAGGCGTGGAACGTGCCGCTCGCGTCCGCCCAGCCCTGCTGCCCCGTACTCAGCAAAGTGCCCAAGGTGTAGACGTAGACCGCGTCGCCGCGGCCGGAGTTGTTGGTGAGCTTCAGGGGGATCGTCGCGGGCACCGCCGCGGTGGCGGAAGTCGGTGTGAGGACCGTGAGGACGGCGCCGAGCAGCGCGGCCGCCACCATGGGCGCCATGATCCGGCGAGTTGGCTTCCTGAGCACGCTCCACCTCCGTGTGGGGGGCACTGGGGAGACTGGTCCGTACCTGAATTGAGAGCGCTCTCAACGTGACATCGAGATTGCGTACATGTCAACGGGCGGAGCATTCCGAACACGCCCCGGTGCCGGCGGATCACGTTGTGCGGGCGCCGGTGCGGCTGCCGCGTATTGACCGGGGCCGTGCGCGCGACGGCCTCGACGGCCTCGCTTCTCGCCGGGCCGTCGACCGAGGGTGGGGGTCGCGGAGCATGCGCCGCGCCCCCACGCTCATCTCACCCGTAGGTGACGGCTGCCAGAGTCAGGGAAGGGTCCATTTCTGGTTGGGGCCGGTGTGGCAGCTCCACAGGTGGACCGGTGTGCCGTCGTTCCAGGTGCTGCCGGACGCGTCGAGGCACTTGGCGGACTGCGGGTTGCGCACAGTGCCGTCGCCCTGCGGGGCCCACTTCTGCGCGCCGCTGCCGTTGCACGTCCACAACTGGATCTTCGTCCCGTCGGCCGAGCCACCGCCCGAGACGTCCAGACACTTGCCCAACGCCCTAACACTGCCGTCCGCAGCGACGGTCCAGTCCTGCGCGCTCGTACTGTTACAGGTCCACAACTGGACCTTCGTCCCATCAGCGGTGCCGGCGCTGTCGACGTCCAGGCACTTGCCGTTCACACCCTTGACCGCACCCGAGCGGGGGCCGGGCGGCGTGTCGCCCGACGGCTTGATCCGGATGTTGCGGAACGTGACGTCGTCGCCGTCGCCGTGGT
Above is a window of Streptomyces griseorubiginosus DNA encoding:
- a CDS encoding DEAD/DEAH box helicase; translated protein: RAWHEVGHKGPAVAVCSLQDDPELWSLRVRSTTNPVQLALWHGSGPVTIYATYASLGVLAEAFEGVYGQKLDPLDLAVVDEAHRTSGSMGKAWAGIHDQSVIPACRRLYLTATPRIWEERLSREVAEGVRDPLPREMAASMDDEKVFGPVLYKLSLASAVSRGLLARYQIIVLELKDPVVTPERLMGEERHTEEVRGQRLGALQAALLHTMAEHGLSTCITFHHRTIEAQAYAEGLDRVAAKLHADQPETYPKRIWADWLCGEHVPEYRREVLGSFGSTAQRAVLSNCRVLGEGVDIRVVDSVALLDPKGAPHDIVQAIGRALRQKPGEGKLASLIVPVFLQPGEQPEDMFTSGSYRPLVKVLEGLRAHDEEAVELLAIPQEPQKDVAQPSVNIGVAPEEGEAESRLLLRFAAPRDPVMVADWVSFNVIDTERQDWARGWAKLKTYVERVGNARVPYGHREGATPLGQWVAEQRRAFSAGEMSGLRARRLEQLGMVWSVADERFQENLEAAKAYYEDHWTLCAPRSAGMLDRPVGQWLSNLRRAGALDGHPEWETALKEIDPDWNPQWPADWQRHYAALRELVADEDGQAGETEVLPGFTVHGMDIGKWLAKQRKPQVWQALHDGQRERLQRLGITPIAPEPEAPAKPSTAPLSAFERGVAALTQYKTRTGSVTVPRGHVERLEDGTAVRLGVWRSNMRSRRDSLPDTRRQLLTDLGLFD
- the tap gene encoding telomere-associated protein Tap; this encodes MASEEELFASVDALLNEEPHLPPPAERARLREAAGITQARLATALKTTTQSVKNWENGRSEPKSPRLDAYQRLLNGWAAKYPAPGAAPAVSAVATAPAASAEPAASEAARADAPQPVDVSGAGPARPATRSAATSRRPASARPAADPRFPHGPLAVLDGDGCAYGLDGIVLDCPAASVVELVEWTLRASGLGAPRLHRNGKDSDPLIVLTAAAAVKLGLPERLEGHEQRRSLRLPEDHPVVQQVVKAKWRLTQRGFGPWARIYRKIQGRERQCVQLAVLSWGALDERSWPGVAEMEPADVARVLGVYAQRVITPRGSTAVSGLELMTALRPPTRAVQDPQTGNWVPGHNPGSLGTEPLDPAPPEATPEHPVVVDSGWSGGFLNEEAYQWVRDVSLLSDEECTLPYAVGLDLNTAFLAAAARLVVGLSAPDHFVGPVFNPKIPGSWLVDLSHVEVDPRLPSPFTPDGTRPTGPAWYQTHTVAYAQELGYNVTPLEGYLRRETGAYLDPWHDRLKAAYVDTLADLGVTKELTDVEFLAAMERHKDADPAMAAVLAAIKATVKGGIGKLRERPQGRKYKEGERWPALERPTWRPDIRAAVISKARINMHRKLRNMATMTGLYPLAVLSDCVVYPSPGDSPLAFLPYAASGKPQPGGFRLGPTPGLAKLEGVQSMLWAVDLMEQGYNPARHIKGGDAVLDEGE
- the tpg gene encoding telomere-protecting terminal protein Tpg, producing MAGEIDDAIERADREAFTRQPPKTLKGQIGYLIRQLGSAKAVAREIGVTADSVNRYRRGARKHARPDIAARIEDAVRKRWQPQVRRRRQKQAATTTGITVETRARFGYTAPVGTTDDGRFRRLTVHLPPAYAQRLFDARHTGAGDQQMRQIIAEGLKEIYFQDSGSRAQGLSDVTLNDIDYLDLDY
- a CDS encoding deoxyxylulose-5-phosphate synthase; translation: MAHAKTSYVCLSCRVSCKQPYDRTRQRLCPRCAEPMIHAGSAFAAPRQRDVAAWRALTVLFNAGVGFHKSCCGGPGYRPRTLREVRERLTHARRSGEPVAKALTRRDVP
- a CDS encoding DUF308 domain-containing protein; amino-acid sequence: MTQTTVTSAASTTAATTPSGLRSLHLIRVVFSLIWVALVFTTSASLVSTDRPTVIAAVLLIVYPLWDAIATLIERRLAGTGSTNRVSTINMALGLATTLAMIIAVFSTIGTALLVFGVWALFAGAIQLVVAIRRRRTVGAQWPMVISGGQSVLAGATVAAMSASATSSLSTLAGYSAFGAFWFLVSVIALSMRSRREKR
- a CDS encoding sensor histidine kinase yields the protein MAKAHNSQDGPAAPLWVRRPEVLHRVAYSVAALVFTGQIVAVILRGSDWPTALSVLLAGSGVALSWWKPWAGLVVTSAASFAVTAVGHDPLSVWMMAVLVLFSATLRGKQPLAATGIVAAFFLGAFMTVGGFRGGAVVGAAALFSAMAGGATGAALRIHRDHWWTLEERAESAIATREMEATRRVTEERLRIARDLHDVIGHQVAMLSLHLGAAEIGLPDDAESCRQALVSARSSARTVVVETQRILALLRLGDDAGGDEALRPTPALSGLEGLVASFESVGLDIRASIDLPAGFVEPSVGVTVYRVVQEALTNAYRHGEGTATVEVRERDGRICVTVENRVGHSPRGSDSGSGLGLVGMRERVESSSGRLMIDSHDGRFRVHAQFSPLGAVVR
- a CDS encoding response regulator transcription factor, with translation MTRILIVDDQDDIRAGIRAMLRLDPGLVVAGDLSDGLQVVPFLRDHPVDLVLMDIRMPGIDGVEATRRIREEHPPEKTRVIVLTTFDQDDIVLAALRAGANGFLSKTVSPAELVAGITEVVGGGGALSAAATAALIGHMSDSPPPVIDRELLRRFDALTPRERDVVVLVASGLGNDEIAALMSVSPFTVKTHAVRAMTKVGARDRAQLVSYTFRAGLYP
- a CDS encoding DUF1963 domain-containing protein, coding for MLRGSRPCLHLVSFRSLTPAQQEGARPAARTGGLPALPHGVDWPDGREPLVLTVDCAALSREALDIELPRGGSLLFFTEIEYAPQSPVVLHIPTGARTTERSAAYELEGEPVQARVYQPDVLYPVPGLTPAPDWRDAPAAGAFLDGGADRDDILDAFEDAARTAAAGGASHGVAVQLGGFSSPWQSAPDEGDLVLLAQIHGQSIDLDVYTQTLIVGSREDIAKCRYEALEFEQQV
- a CDS encoding glycoside hydrolase family 64 protein: MAPMVAAALLGAVLTVLTPTSATAAVPATIPLKLTNNSGRGDAVYVYTLGTLLSTGQQGWADASGTFHAWPAGGNPPAPAPDASIAGPASGQTKTIRIPKFSGRIYFSYGHKLVFKLTTGGLVQPAVQNPSDPNRNIFFNWSEYTLNDSGLWINSTQVDMFSAPYAVGVQRADGSTLSTGHLKPGGYNGFYNSLRSQAGGWANLIQTRSDGTVLRALSPTYGLETGALPASVMDDYINRVWQKYTTTNLTVTPFTDQPNTKYFGRVSGNVMNFTNSSGAVVTSFHKPDAASVFGCYRNLDAPNDQVRGPISRTLCAGFNRSTLLVNPNQPDTATANFYLDSVTNQYAKKIHAQMADGKAYAFAFDDVGNQESLVHDGNPQQAYLTLDPLN